The nucleotide window GGCAGACTTTCATCATGATCGGCGGACCGATGGCCAGCACCAGGTCGTAGTCGGTGGATTCGTCGAGGACCTGCGTGAGGACGTCGGAGACGAAGCCGTGGTGCCCGTAGGAGCCGTCGTCGGTGCAGATGTGCAGCTTGTCCGAGGCCTGGCGGATCTCGTCCTCGAGGATCAGGATGTCCTTGGAGCGGGCGCCGATGATGCTGGTGACCTCGAGGCCGGCGTCGTGGAATTCGCGCACCTTGGGCAGCAGCGGCGCGTTGCCGATCCCGCCGCCGACGCCGATCACGCGGCCGTGCCCGCCGTCGGTCATCTCGTTGTGATAGGCGCCCAGGGGGCCGATGAAGTCGATCAGCTCGTCGCCCTCTTTGAGCTTACCGAGCTGGATGGTGGTCTTGCCCACCTCCTCGAAGATGATAGTCACGGTGCCGGCCTCGGCGTCGTGATCGACCATCGTCAAGGGGATGCGCTCGCCGGTCTCGTCGATGCGCAACATGATGAACTGACCGGGTTTGATTTTACGGGCCACCAGCGGCGCCTCGATGACGTAGCGCTTGATGTCCGGTCCCAGGACCTCGGTACTGACGATCTTGAACAAGGTCTACCCCCGGGGGTTGGGTTGGTGGAAGTCCGGCGACGGGACCTAGGTGGGGTCCTCGCCGAAGATGATCTCGATCTCGCGGATGGCCGACTCCTCGGAGTCACTGCCGTGGACGGTGTTGCGGCGGATGGTCTCGCCGTAGGCGAAGCGGATGGTTCCCGGGGCGGCCTCGTTGGGGTCTGTGTCTCCCATCACGCGGCGGGAGCGGCGGATGGCGCCGACGCCCTCCAGGATCCCGGCGACGATGGGCCCCGAGGTGATGTAGGTGATCAGTTCGTTGTAGAAGGGCCGCTCGTGGTGGACAGCGTAGAACACCTCGGCCAGCTCCCGGCTCATGGTCATCATCTTCAGGGCGGTGATGTGCAGACCGGCCTTCTCGAAGGAGGCCAGGCACTCACCGACGAGATTGCGCGCCACGCCGTCGGGCTTGATCAGGATCAGGGTCCGGTGCACGGGATCCTCCAGTGCGGGGCGGGAGCCCGCCGGAACGGCGGCCCCGGAGATTATCGACTTACGTGCGTTGCGATGGAGGCGGGGCAAGCTCGACGGCGGCCGGGTCGCCCGGACCGTCAAAGGACGCCCCCGTGGCGGCGGGCGTCGTTTTCGCCGGGAAGCCCATTGCCGCGGCATCGTCGTCGGGGTTGTGCAGGGCGTGGAGGCCCGTGGGCACCTCCCCGCGAATGTGCGGCTATTCTAACATCCACCGCGGCCGTCGGCAACGGAGCCCCTTCTTGGCGGTTTCACCAGCCGCGGCCGTCGGCAACGGAGCCCCTTCTTGGCGGCTTCGCCAGCCGCGGCCGTCGGCAACGGAGCCCCTTCTTGGCGGCTTCGCCAGCCGCGGCCGTCGGCCATGCAACTGCGGCGAACCCCTAGAGGGTCGGACTGATGAAACCGTCGCGGCGGCGATGCTCCTCCAGAGCCGCCCGGCCCTCCTCGTAACCCATCTTGAGTGCCCGCTCGTTGAGCCGCAGGAAGCGCCGGGGCAGGTTCTCCTCGACGGCGGTCTCCAGGGCCTTGCGCTCGATGATTTCGGTCACCGCGACCATATAGGCCAGGGCCATGATATTGGCGACGACGGGATTGCCCAGCTTGTCGCGGCAGGCGAAGGTGAAGGGCAGGCTGTAGAAATCATCGGTGGGGCGCTCGTTGACGTAGCTGGAATCGACGATCAGCGTGCCCTCGGGCTTGAGGTCCGGGAAGTATTTGTCGCAGGAGTCCTGATTGAGAGCCACCAACACGTCGATGCGCTGGGGCTTGAGATTGTTGATCGGCTCGTCGGCGATGCAGACCTGGCTGCGGGCCGAGCCGCCGCGGGCCTCGGGACCGTAGCTTTGGGTCTGGAGGACGATCTTGTCCTCGTAGACACCGGCGGCCAGGGCCAGGATGCGACCCGAGGTCATCAGCCCCTGACCGCCCGAACCGGCGAAACGGATGACGGTCATCTGGGTGCCGTGGGTGATGGTGCCGTTGCCGTACATGAAGGTCTCCTCTTCCTGAAACGCT belongs to Candidatus Coatesbacteria bacterium and includes:
- a CDS encoding 2-oxoacid:ferredoxin oxidoreductase subunit gamma, whose protein sequence is MYGNGTITHGTQMTVIRFAGSGGQGLMTSGRILALAAGVYEDKIVLQTQSYGPEARGGSARSQVCIADEPINNLKPQRIDVLVALNQDSCDKYFPDLKPEGTLIVDSSYVNERPTDDFYSLPFTFACRDKLGNPVVANIMALAYMVAVTEIIERKALETAVEENLPRRFLRLNERALKMGYEEGRAALEEHRRRDGFISPTL
- a CDS encoding sulfide/dihydroorotate dehydrogenase-like FAD/NAD-binding protein gives rise to the protein MFKIVSTEVLGPDIKRYVIEAPLVARKIKPGQFIMLRIDETGERIPLTMVDHDAEAGTVTIIFEEVGKTTIQLGKLKEGDELIDFIGPLGAYHNEMTDGGHGRVIGVGGGIGNAPLLPKVREFHDAGLEVTSIIGARSKDILILEDEIRQASDKLHICTDDGSYGHHGFVSDVLTQVLDESTDYDLVLAIGPPIMMKVCRDLVKPYGVPCYVSLNTIMVDGTGMCGSCRVSVGDEVKFACVDGPEMRGEEIDFNEMMARQRRYVEEEQCALERYLKEEAGK
- a CDS encoding nucleoside-diphosphate kinase, producing MPRQWASRRKRRPPPRGRPLTVRATRPPSSLPRLHRNARKSIISGAAVPAGSRPALEDPVHRTLILIKPDGVARNLVGECLASFEKAGLHITALKMMTMSRELAEVFYAVHHERPFYNELITYITSGPIVAGILEGVGAIRRSRRVMGDTDPNEAAPGTIRFAYGETIRRNTVHGSDSEESAIREIEIIFGEDPT